A genomic window from Antedon mediterranea chromosome 4, ecAntMedi1.1, whole genome shotgun sequence includes:
- the LOC140046586 gene encoding uncharacterized protein, whose protein sequence is MPGLQDGKYRKYSQEVVRIACGRVRKGELSYGAAARMYGIPKSTIRDKVSGRTPIESTPGPDPILSKKEEEQLVGWAIGMAKIGYGRTMMEMKRVVKKFLDANGRPNPFVDNLPGRRWMRNFLRRHPELSMRLPETLGRERADVTVNKIQRWFRECSDYMVESKNEEVFADPRRLFKFLMQTKSASLSKGRPRGSLHPRGKRMSTNKRHPPGNRSRSWVHVMQQENDIILYCLPSHASHIIQPLDVAVYKSVKASWYNCVREYTIQHPGQVVTKQAFSSVFAESSTWYTQEGNTNKKRTQIRSCEARNDD, encoded by the exons ATGCCTGGACTACAAGACGGTAAATACAGAAAGTACAGCCAGGAGGTTGTCCGTATTGCCTGTGGGCGGGTAAGAAAGGGGGAGCTGTCATATGGGGCAGCTGCTCGAATGTATGGCATCCCTAAATCAACAATTAGGGATAAGGTCAGCGGCAGAACCCCCATCGAATCGACTCCAGGACCAGATCCGATTTTATCGAAGAAGGAAGAAGAACAGCTAGTGGGATGGGCGATAGGGATGGCGAAGATTGGATATGGAAGGACGATGATGGAAATGAAAAGAGTTGTAAAGAAGTTTCTGGATGCCAATGGCAGACCAAACCCTTTCGTCGATAATTTGCCTGGCCGTCGATGGATGCGTAACTTTTTACGTCGTCATCCAGAGCTATCGATGCGCCTACCTGAGACACTAGGAAGGGAACGTGCTGATGTGACGGTCAATAAGATCCAGAGGTGGTTCAGGGAGTGTTCCGACTACATGGTTGAGAGCAAGAACGAGGAGGTCTTCGCTGACCCGCGTCGTCtgtttaaatttttaatgcAGACGAAATCGGCTTCCCTCTCCAAGGGAAGACCGAGAGGGTCATTGCACCCAAGGGGGAAAAGAATGTCTACCAACAAACGGCATCCACCCGGCAACAGATCACGGTCGTGGGTGCATGTAATGCAACAGG aaaatgacaTCATTCTTTACTGCTTACCGTCACATGCCAGTCACATTATCCAACCTCTTGATGTGGCTGTGTACAAGTCGGTCAAGGCGTCTTGGTACAACTGTGTACGCGAGTACACCATACAACATCCTGGTCAAGTTGTCACCAAGCAAGCCTTCTCTTCGGTGTTTGCGGAG AGCAGCACTTGGTATACCCAAGAAGGGAATACCAACAAAAAGCGAACGCAAATAAGAAGCTGTGAAGCTCGAAACGATGACTAG